GCATATCCATAAGTTTTCTCCCAAAATTTTCAATATCAGGAAAGGATGGGTGCGCACCAATTTTAACACGGTATTGCTTTGCTAATTTAACCACTTTACGCATGGTTTTATTATTACCCGCATGTCCACCACAAGCAATATTACAGGACGACACATAAGGCATTAAAAGCGATTCGTTACCAACACCTTCACCTACATCTACATTAATATCAATCCTTTGGATTTTCACAAGCTGTATTTATATTATTTAGAAGTGGTGTTCAACGCATAAATAGCAAAACTACCTAGCCAATGACCTCCTTCATAGCTATCTTCAAAAATACTTGATAGCGAATAATTTATATGTTGGTTAGCTAAGTTTTTTAAGTGCTTATATTCGGGTAAATTTTCTGCAATGGTATTTAAACTCCAAGAACGTGAAAAATTAACACCATCTAAATGCACCAAACTGCCATCTTTTCTATCGGAAACCTTTCCTGTTTCCAATATAAAGCTTTTATTCTTTAGTTGGGGCAAAAATTTGTCTAACCATGATTTAAATATTTCAGTTTTTAAAATACGCTTCATGAGTGCCGCTTCTTCTAAGCAAGGTGATAAAAAATCAGTACCACCTGGCTCCCATGTTATAGGACAATTTGCATCGGATAGATAAAAATCTTTTGCACGTTGTTCAATGATGGATTTTAAAGCGGTATTATTTAATGAATTGGCATAGTCCCAAGCAAAACTTAACCCGAATGCAGTGTTTGGATGCTCTCCTACTCGAATGGGATAATTTAACTTAGGCAGAAACTCCATGTATTTTCCAACAATTAAATCGGTTAAAGGTTGTAAATTATTTTCTAATTGTCTCGCCGTTTCACTATCCCACGTATGTAATTCCTCTGCAAGTTTTAGCAACCACGCCCAGCCATAAGTGCGTTCATAGGATTTGTTATGGATGCCATAAAAATAGTTTACTTCGGTTTTTATATTTTCTTTAGAGATATTTTGAAGTAATTTTTGTTTAATGTCATCGGCATTATCCAAGTTGGGAAACTGTTTTAACAGACTTACTAAACTCCAATGACCGTGAACTGCCGAATGCCAATCGAAACAACCATAAAAGGCGGGATGTAATGTTTTGGGCGACTTTAAATCCACATCTCCTCCCAATGTTTGAGACAACCTATTTGGGTACTCTATATCCATGCAATGTAATGGCAATTGGGCTAAACGATTGGCTTGGTCCAAATTTAGAATTGGTTTTGGAGCTATTTCATTATTAGATATTTTATTTTTCTCTTCTTTTGAATGGTTACAACTTACAATTGCACTTGCTAATATTAAGAATAAATATTTCTTCATAAAATTAATTTTCAATACTTTAAGACGCACTTTAAACGGTTTTGCCTTTATTAATTTTTGCGTTTTTTGGTGTTTAGCCCTCTAAATCAACTTATTGTTAAGCGTAAATTTAAACCTTTTAAACAGTTTTTAATAATTGTTATAAAGTATCTTATAACCATCTTTCCACTTAATTACAAACAAATACAAAATACAATGAAATTATTATCATGTAATTTTATACGTTAACCTAACAATCAGTAACATACAAACAAATTATTCAAAAAAATCATTTTAAACTAAAACTTTTTTGTTTTTTGACGCAACTATTTTATCTTTTCGGCATCTTTAAAGAGAATTAAAAACATTGAATTATGAAAAAAACAATTTTATTGCTAAATAGCTTAATGATAGTAGGTATTTTAACTGTTAGTTGTGATAACGACAATGGCCCCGATTGTCCAGATGCGCTTACAGGTGCACTGAGTGAAGTCGAAACTGCATTTACAGGAAATTGGAATTTAAAGAGTATTGTTGCTGATAAAGAAATTGATTTAACCGATGATAATGTTGAGAATCCTTCAACAGACATTTTCGCTCAAAATTCTGATTGTCAAAACGATTTGGCTTATAATTTTGAAAACAACAGAAATTACACATTAAAACAAGGTCTAAATGTAACGGATTGTCAGGATTTAGAGGCTCGTGGAACTTGGGCACTAAACGGAGGCTTATTAACATTTGTAACCAACTGTTCTTCTGATTATACTGCTATTGAGATTAATGAAGATGACACTGAATTTTCTTATACTAGCAATCTCCGTTTTAAAGATGTAAATAATGCTCTTATTGATAGTAAAGTTATTTTCACTTATGAAAAAAACATTCCTTAATACTTTGAATTCATCCGAAGTTTAATATAAAAAAAGAACGAAGCAAAACTTCGTTCTTTTTTTATATACATCTATCTTGCTGGTGTCGTCAAAAATTAGTTTTTAAATTGTAAACACAGTACGTTACTTGTACTTCTACAAATAAGACGCTCGCAACAGCGAGGAACCAAAAGGCATAATAAATCACATACAGTTTAAGTGCCTTTAAAAGATCTAATACCAAAAATTTAGAGTTGTATAATTATATCAGGATTTGTTTAATAATCTGTATAATTATTTTAGGAAGGGTCAACGCCATAATTCACCCGTAGATACTCCGTAGTTATAGGATGGTTATACCATGGTTATAGT
The genomic region above belongs to Mariniflexile litorale and contains:
- a CDS encoding DUF2891 domain-containing protein — its product is MKKYLFLILASAIVSCNHSKEEKNKISNNEIAPKPILNLDQANRLAQLPLHCMDIEYPNRLSQTLGGDVDLKSPKTLHPAFYGCFDWHSAVHGHWSLVSLLKQFPNLDNADDIKQKLLQNISKENIKTEVNYFYGIHNKSYERTYGWAWLLKLAEELHTWDSETARQLENNLQPLTDLIVGKYMEFLPKLNYPIRVGEHPNTAFGLSFAWDYANSLNNTALKSIIEQRAKDFYLSDANCPITWEPGGTDFLSPCLEEAALMKRILKTEIFKSWLDKFLPQLKNKSFILETGKVSDRKDGSLVHLDGVNFSRSWSLNTIAENLPEYKHLKNLANQHINYSLSSIFEDSYEGGHWLGSFAIYALNTTSK
- a CDS encoding DUF5004 domain-containing protein encodes the protein MKKTILLLNSLMIVGILTVSCDNDNGPDCPDALTGALSEVETAFTGNWNLKSIVADKEIDLTDDNVENPSTDIFAQNSDCQNDLAYNFENNRNYTLKQGLNVTDCQDLEARGTWALNGGLLTFVTNCSSDYTAIEINEDDTEFSYTSNLRFKDVNNALIDSKVIFTYEKNIP